One genomic window of Clostridioides sp. ES-S-0054-01 includes the following:
- a CDS encoding response regulator transcription factor has protein sequence MVHINILLVDDHMLFAKSLSIALEEYEEIEQFYSTQDVHNLSEIIINKKIDIVLMDINLRDLSEYDGLEIAYNLLETNPTIKIIMLTGYDLPVYKYEAKKIGICGFLNKNISPDDLIDSLLKVYQGRTCFPSENNELIIEDLTSMEKKILQLVCSGKKRKVIADELYISERTLSNHLQHIYDKLDVSSSVEAITKAIQMGYISPVY, from the coding sequence ATGGTTCATATAAATATTTTGTTAGTTGATGACCACATGCTTTTTGCTAAGAGCTTGTCCATTGCATTAGAAGAATACGAAGAAATCGAACAATTTTATTCTACACAAGATGTTCATAATTTATCAGAAATAATTATAAATAAAAAAATAGATATTGTATTGATGGATATAAATCTTAGAGACTTAAGTGAATATGATGGATTAGAGATAGCTTATAATCTATTAGAAACTAACCCTACTATTAAAATAATAATGTTAACTGGATATGACCTACCAGTTTATAAATATGAAGCTAAAAAAATAGGTATCTGTGGATTCCTTAATAAGAATATCAGTCCAGATGATTTAATTGATTCATTATTGAAAGTCTATCAAGGTCGAACTTGTTTCCCATCTGAAAATAATGAACTAATTATTGAAGATTTGACAAGTATGGAGAAAAAAATATTACAGCTTGTCTGTAGTGGAAAAAAAAGAAAAGTGATTGCTGATGAATTGTACATAAGTGAAAGAACATTATCAAATCATTTACAGCACATATATGACAAACTCGATGTCTCTTCATCAGTTGAAGCTATTACAAAAGCAATTCAAATGGGCTATATTTCTCCAGTATATTAA
- a CDS encoding ATP-binding protein, giving the protein MQNFNLKILFLGNYILSILFMGVSTSIETYMSIQSIIPLIISTLLLIDITYITSCNVRENNIISLFCGLLALDSWYLLLSFVATPIGTIIFKILSTIIAYVSIKFIFLFLFQGSGYKFRKITDILFLITCTAAIIGAFISEKIYACMYGIQFVVSIISFFYIIFYHWKRVVFVIRSEKKPISFSVFTTIIGFFTYYFFTLRISNHIGNFGIYLIVLIFSMSIHGIVLKENDSFPISTVFNLKQRAIFLFTSILVVSLIVLFSSSNFSIILIAINVLFMLIFLCNIILEFNLKHEKNQIPKNSKYTFALERLQQEEQLKTDFSNFLHDEVLQDLLSIKNMTSKSYRPEVQDIIYGTLNNLNTRIRKQMQDYHPVILKNLTVKENYQNLIESVSLSFPQRNILVAFKCSDTLFLVEPYDILIYRLIKELLTNVYKHSNGSHAWITLSLEKDIIKLSVSDNGVANTSFKAHLDISKMPLDTTSHKGVILIKEQVENLEGTINISDNIPHGVCVQITVPMKGDGSYKYFVS; this is encoded by the coding sequence TTGCAAAATTTTAATTTAAAAATACTATTTTTAGGAAACTACATTCTATCAATCCTCTTCATGGGAGTATCTACAAGTATTGAAACTTATATGAGTATCCAAAGCATTATTCCCTTAATAATTTCAACATTATTACTTATAGATATTACATATATAACCTCTTGTAATGTCCGAGAAAATAACATTATCTCATTGTTTTGTGGATTACTGGCACTAGATAGTTGGTATTTGCTCTTATCATTTGTAGCCACACCAATAGGCACTATTATTTTTAAAATTTTAAGCACAATTATAGCGTATGTCTCTATTAAATTTATATTTTTATTTTTGTTTCAAGGTAGTGGATACAAGTTTCGTAAGATAACAGATATTTTATTTCTCATCACCTGTACTGCTGCAATTATAGGAGCATTTATCTCTGAAAAAATATATGCTTGTATGTATGGAATTCAGTTTGTTGTTAGTATAATAAGCTTTTTCTATATTATTTTTTATCATTGGAAAAGGGTCGTTTTTGTTATAAGAAGTGAAAAAAAACCTATATCGTTTTCTGTATTTACAACAATTATAGGATTCTTTACTTATTATTTTTTCACATTAAGAATATCAAATCATATTGGTAATTTTGGAATCTATCTAATTGTATTGATATTTTCTATGAGTATTCATGGAATTGTACTTAAAGAAAATGATAGTTTTCCTATTTCAACAGTTTTTAACTTAAAACAAAGGGCTATTTTTCTTTTTACAAGTATTTTAGTAGTTAGTTTGATAGTACTATTTAGTAGTAGTAATTTTTCTATAATATTAATAGCTATAAATGTTTTATTTATGCTTATTTTTCTTTGTAATATTATTTTGGAATTTAACTTAAAACATGAAAAAAATCAAATACCTAAAAATAGTAAGTATACTTTTGCATTAGAAAGATTACAACAAGAGGAACAACTAAAAACAGATTTTTCTAATTTTTTACATGACGAGGTATTACAGGATTTGCTTTCAATAAAAAATATGACAAGTAAGTCATATCGTCCAGAAGTACAAGATATTATATATGGAACACTTAACAACTTAAATACACGTATAAGAAAGCAAATGCAAGACTATCATCCCGTAATCTTAAAAAATTTGACAGTAAAAGAAAATTATCAGAATTTAATTGAAAGTGTTTCTTTATCATTTCCACAAAGAAATATTCTGGTTGCATTTAAGTGCTCTGATACTCTATTCTTGGTTGAGCCGTATGATATATTGATATACCGTCTAATTAAAGAATTATTGACAAATGTATATAAGCACTCAAATGGTAGCCACGCATGGATAACTTTATCACTAGAAAAAGATATAATAAAATTATCTGTTAGTGATAATGGTGTGGCAAATACATCCTTTAAAGCTCATTTAGATATATCTAAAATGCCTTTAGATACAACAAGCCATAAAGGCGTTATCTTAATTAAAGAACAAGTAGAAAACCTAGAAGGAACAATAAATATTTCTGATAATATACCTCATGGAGTTTGCGTACAAATTACAGTTCCTATGAAAGGAGATGGTTCATATAAATATTTTGTTAGTTGA